The Synchiropus splendidus isolate RoL2022-P1 chromosome 5, RoL_Sspl_1.0, whole genome shotgun sequence DNA window tttttaatgaaaaatctAAATTTACTCAGGTAGTTCAAGGTCCAGTTTTGGATTGATGCCACAGTTGCTACTATTAGCCTATGTTTCCCGTCAGTCTTCTAAATCAACATGTGGTTTGACACCAGGAGTGCAGCTCCACTGGCCAAACTACATGGCTCATCGATCATGGAAAGGCACCATTTGGAGTACAGTAAAACACTGATGGCTCAGGAGGTATGAGGCTGCATCATGCTTTGGACAGGTGCTTTATGGGAAAACCTCATTATTCACTGTTGTTTCCAACAGAGCTTGAACATCTTCTGCAACCTTCAGAAGCGCCAGTTTGAGAACGTGCAGCACCTGTTTGATGTTTGCATCATCGCCACAGACCTGGCCCTCTACTTCAAGTGTGTGACACTCTGTCCCTCTGCCCCTACTCATTTTGCATTTTAGAAGCTGATGACCATCTTAATACTGCCTGGCTGCTGTTCATTTTGCTaagctctctttctctctggtcATACAGAAAGAGGACTATGTTCCAAAACATAGTCAACGCCACTGAGCCCATGACAGATGAGAAGGAGGCCACTGCCTATGTTTCAAATAACTCAATCAGAAAGGAGATTGTTATGTGGGTGTCTTCTGCATGCTTTATTCAAATATAACCACTGCCTGAGCCCAGAGCAACAACCTCAAAAATAGCAATGTGGCTAACATTTGCTTTCCTTTTCCTCCAGGGCAATGATGATGACAGGCTGTGACCTGTCAGCTATCACTAAACCGTGGGAGGTTCAGAGCAAGGTGGGTCCAGGATTTTCATCTCCTTCATCTTTGTGTCCCCTTCACAAAGTATGCCTTATCTAATGAGTGCTTTCTTAAAGCTGGTCTGGTGAGTGGGGTGGGAGGAATGGTGGGGTGAAATGGGGACAAATAGATCACAtgttattctattattattgctgttgttattattgttattattacctTCCACAGGTAGCTCTGATGGTTGCTGCTGAATTCTGGGAGCAAGGAGATTTGGAGCGATCGGTTTTGGACCAACAACCAATTGTAAGTGGAGCAATACATCATCTGCTTTTCAATCACTCTTCCCAGAAAAGGAACTTAAAATATTTTGATGACTCTTTTTCAGCCCATGATGGACAGGAACTGTTCTGAGCAGCTGCCCAAGATGCAATGTGGTTTCATTGACtttgtgtgttcatttgttTACAAGGTAAGGGCTTAAAGTAGCTTCCTAGAATATGTGAGGACAACTTGCCATGCCATGGAAGGGACAAATATGGCTTCATGTACTGCAGTTCCATGGGTTAACACACTAGTCCTCATTTGGACTGCTCTAGTCTGGTTCTAATGGTATTGTACCAGATCTGGTCATTCAAGGATGCTGGAGAGACGTGATAACAAGAAAGCCTGCACAGGCACCAGTGATCAGAATGTCTCTGACAGACTGCCATTCAACAACTGCACATAGTGTAACAGGCTCAAAAAAACACTTGCATAGCATGTATTTATGATTATACACATCATAATCACTCAATCTTTCTCACTGCAGGTGAACAGTGGGTTACATTACCAGTTTTCTTGGAAGCAAATGTGAACTTTGTATGAACCTAAAGTAGAAATCCTTTAATTTGCATTTGGTGATGTGCACACTTGTGAAGGTTTTTATTTGCAATGTTCTTTGTGCTGCAGGAGTTTGCCAGATTCCACAAAGAGATCCAGCCCATGTTTGATGGCCTGAACAACAACAGGTCACACTGGAATGAGCTGGCTGAGGTGTACAACGCCAAGATGAAAGCCATTGAAGACGAGAAGAAGAAgttggaagaagaggaagccagGAAAGGTATGTGAGATACCTTCAAAGGGGAGAACATCAGTTCTTTAAccctcatgtttgttttgacagcTGGTGATGGAGGAAAATCCAAAACATGTACAGTTTCTTAACTTCTATTCCCGGTTTGGACAAGTGGTAAGAGATATTCCGGGCGACTTCAGCATGGTGAAAAGAGCCATATTCatttttggatatttttgtAAAAAGCAGAAGTTAGCAGCTTTATTTATCATAAATTCAAATTAGGATTTTGACTAGCCCACTACTACTTGCCAGTTTGTAGACAAAATGGACCCACCCTCCAAAATACGGTTATCCTAAATGTTCTTGAGAAACCAGAGGGAGTTGGCAAAATGTGTGGCTCTAGCAGAAATATGTATGCAGTTTCATGACCTCCCATAGCATAGAGGACGTATTTGCACGCACTCGTGAACTGTTGAGAAGAATACTTCTGAAGTCTGTTTGACGTTGCATGGTGCATGTTGCTGCTTGTATTGGCAGTATGATGAACAGCAGAGTGAATGATCAGAACAGAATATTTGACAGAAAAATTGTATAACATAGCCATTTTAATTTTGGGTAAGAAAAAAAGTTATGAAGGTAATTGTTTAGAAAACAAAAAGCTGAGGCAATATCAGGGGTAAGAAGATGTTACACTTTAAACAGGCTTGTAATGTCCAGCTTTTAAGAACAATACAGtatgtattgtatttattttgtacattCATGTATAACAAAActggatttctttttcaaatgtgaaataGTTTCTAAACAACACTGTATTCAGTCCTTGTTGGGAAATGTTTGACAGCCTGAAGTGAATGACCAGCAGAAAGTTGATGATATTAGAGCGAAATAGGTGTAGATTTTACCTCCCCCTCTCAAATCTGAGGGGAATGATGGGTCACCTAACCGGAAGACGGTATTTTTGGAGAAATGTACCTGTTCGCTTCTGGGCAACGGCTTAAGGATCACTCTCAACTCGGCAGCCCAGACATCACTTACGTCATCGCCAGCCACAAAGGGCATCAATCAAGGGAACCTAATCTTTCTAAGGAAGCTTAGGGACTACATGGAACCCTTTCGTTGTGAACTTGGGAGACTATTGAAATCCTTCAAAGACATTTGTTTAATACATGCTCCTCTTTCACACAGCGGTCCCTGTCACTCTCTGTAACTTTCCATGTGAACACAGTATGTTACCCCACTGCAGTCAgtttaatgtgaaaaaaaaacaaacaaacccaaaactGTATGTCATCGCATGTGTGCTGGCAAATAAAAATGAGTGATctatacagtgtttttttttccctgcaaacTGACACAGAAGTACAAAGGTGTGAATTGATCTCTTCTTCACGCACACATCACGGTCCAACAGACGAACTTTGAGCTTAGTTGCATCAACATTCAGTCTTAGTGTATTATCGTGCCAGGATCTTAAAGTCTCCAAAGCTGGATGAGCCATCAGGGAAAGCGGATCAGTGGATTGATTCTGATCCCAGCGCAGTACAACAGCGTCAGGCTGAGTTCAGCATCCATGCTTCTGCTTGGCAAGCAGAATCCTGCACATAGCCCTTGATTTCCTGCAAACATGAGGCACTTCATGGTGTCTCTTGCTGCTTGCTGAACGCAACAAATGCGCAAAAACTGTTCTGgatgggggttttttttcagtctggaaCTGTTCCACCTCCTGATGGAAAGCAGTGATTTCATGAAATTTTACTCTTGACATTGGGTTCCCCTCCCTCATGCAGGGAAATGTTATTGGTGATGAAAAAAGACAAGTTAGCCTGAGTGGCTTCAGTGACTGCATCCCAGCTTCGCACAGGTCATTCTAGAGCGGCTCAACATAATTCAGAAATTGTCATGATTAATCTGTTCAATCTGTTGGAAGATAGTCACATTTGGTTTACATTTGGTTTACATTCTTATAACTAGCCGTTTCAGACACACTAGCATGACAAAAGGAGAGCACCTTGTTATGCCTATGACATGGCTTCTCTGTGTGATCTGGAAGAAGTTGAAGCAAGAAACAAGGTGCTTTTCACAGTTTCTGAGTCCCACATGAAGATAAAATTGGATCAATCAAAGGCTGTGTTTCTGCCATCGTTGCTGTTCAGAAAGTAAAACAAGACACATCATCTCACATGCGCTGCACACAGAGGGATAAATGTCTATATTTGAACTACGTTCCTTCCACTTGAATTCTGTGGATTTGCCTCAAGGTGAAAGCTTATGCATGATGTGTGGTAATTAACAATATACAATaatcaaggaggaaaaaaaaaaaaaaaaaaccaaccaaACATGGTGAGGACATGCTGCACTGCATCATGTTTCCTCAAAAGAAACAATGCTTCCAACATTTAGTCCCAAGCCCCATTGTCCAAGACATTGAacttgacaataaaacaaatcaCACTCAGAATCTCTTCTCCTGTTAAGACTCCAGACACAGTATAGTGAAGGTTATTGTGGGTCTTCTTGTTTAAGCCATAGACTAATCTCACAGGAATCTCACGCACTTTGCCTCTTGGTGAACGGAAATCAAGGCTCGGCTGTCCTAGGTCAGAGGGACACTGAGCGCTAATCCTTCTTCTATTTTCTCTCTGGCATTGCTAATTTCGCTCCACTTATCACTTGTGCATGCCACCTCCCCATCTAAACGCCACACATGGCAGGAACAACATCAAAGTCGTGTTTGGTGATCATTAGGTCTTCATGAAGTCTGTAATCCAAGACTCCTGTTTCTAAAGTGTCATGACTCCGATTATTTAGGTTGACCAGGGCATAAACGAACAAGGTGAGGACACAATCACATTAGACTCTCAGCACATTTGGGAAGCAGTATGGTGacacaaagtgaaaacattcattttgttttggtgttaACATGTTAACAACAGCTCATATGTTGAGACAGACAATTCAGTGCGTCCCCCACACATCAATGTAATAATGTGGTTTGCTGATCTTGCGTCCTCAGAGTGTTCCTCATGCTGACAGGCGTCTCCCGTGTAAGTCAAAGGAAAAGGTCCTCAAAGTACTGATCAAATTCCTCATTCCTGAGCGCACAGAGAACAGagaaatataatttattattcaTAACCAACTGTATACTAGCTGGTCTCAGAAGCATCAAGCAaacacacagggtgtaaaagaAGCCTCACCTGGACTTCTCCTCCAGCACAGGGGCTGGTCCTCGCCAGTGATCAGACTCTGATTGGCCCTCCTGCTCCTGATCCTCAGAAGCCTTAGAGTCTAATGAGGCAGAGACAAAATCGATAAGTGGCTGCATGGAATGCAATCATTtaaacacactgaaaaaaaatattgtaggTGAAGAGAAGGTTTCCTTGTTCCAGCATCCACTACAAGAACATACTACTCGAACATAAATGTTAGACTCCATGTGTGGTTagtaactatatatatatatatatatatatatatatatatatatatatatatatatatatataaataaaaccacaCATGGAGTGAAacaacaatacacacacacacaacacacacacaaatgtagtcacctttatttgctttatttgaTAGGTCAgaactgcaggaggaggagtgatCTGCAAAGGTTTTACAGTAAACACAACATTCAGTCAAAAGTGTCAAGATGAAATAAGACACCAACAATGAAAATAAGGAAACAAACCTCGCTTGTGCTTGCATTCTTGTCTGTTGGTGTCGGAGGATGAcattcttcttttcttcctctccaAAACCTCTTTGTCCTCCTGACGGAGGTTTTTGGTCGTTTTGGCCTCTCTCCTCCTGAGAACGGAGAGCAGCTGTGATTATCATAAACAATAAGACAATAAACATCTCTCTTCTGATGGTGTGCAGCTTACTTGTGATGGTAGTTGAGTTTAAAAGAGCATTCTGGACACAGCCCTGGAATGTAAATGAAGCAAAGCTTTTATGGATTTACATGGCAATTCAGAGATTTCAGACAAAATTTGGACATCAGGGTAGAAGTACCTTGCCATTTGCTACAAGGTACCTAGGCACGCCCTCCTACACCAGGTCCAATGAATACTTTCATAAACATAATTTATTAAATCCATTAAAGCGCAGAAAATTCATCGTGAAATTCAATGTGGCCTTACAGGTGCTTCATGTTGTATAGCCTTTAACACTTTTGCTTGGGAGCCCAGTGTTTCATCCCATGCTGGTGGGAGGGCAGCATCCCGTCTGCCCACGGACTATTTAAAAGGAGGTCAAAGTGTCTGCCTGCAACCCGTCAAAAGTCGATGAGCTCATTATGACTACTTGGTCTTCTAGCCGTAATCTTTGAAAGGGGATTCCCGCAATATGACACCGAAAGGAGGATTATTATGAGTCAGACATTAAACCAATCCTCTTGCAAGTCAAGTTGAACAgaataatgaaagaaaatggGAAGAAAAACGTACTGAGTTTCACCAAAGCATTTCTCTTCTCGCCCTGTTCCACATAGCCGAAATTCACCTCCCAGCTTTTGAGGCCTTCCTCCTTTGCGCAGTGCTTGTTTCCGCATTGAAACTGACCTGGATCAAGAAAGAACAGACAATGACTATCCAATTACTGTATCAATGTAAATGTTATGCAAAGCACAAAAATGCATTgctaaggagaaaaaaaaaaataaggtcAAAGACATTAATTACTGCCTCACATTGAATTCAGCCGTTAAGCCCAGCAAATGAGACATGAGCTGATATAATGAGGACAATAACACTAACAGAAGTTGCTGTCCTCAAATAGAACTGGCCCTCTCAGAGTTTTCACAAATGTGAGCCATGAACACAGCACGTTTCTATGTCTACGATGATTGTAAAGGTAAATGAGTTCCTGCTGGAAAGGCTCACGCAGCTGAAAGAAATCACGGGATCTCCATGCTGTTTGTTTGGCAGCTGAGGGGCACCCCGACACATCAGGAGAGCTACACGTGAGTAAAGTTAAATAAGCCAGGTAAAAGAGACTACCATCTTCCTACGTCATTGGCACTTAAATCCACAAGTAAGCAGCCTAAGATCTAGATAGAATGAAGGCACAACAGGTGCGGGCATGATTACCATTCACTGGATGATGTCACAACGCAGTGTTAGGAGCCAGAGCTAGTCTTGTCTAAGAAGTGCAAGATTGTCACAGTGGAATCCCTTTATGCGACATCcaagtaaaaacaaataaataactggCCACTGACAAGACCTGCAAAACTACTGATCAAGGGTTATCTATTGGGTACAATTAAATGGGAATAAAATGGTACAGTAAAAATCTGCTGTGCTCACCTATCCACTACTACTCCTACTGTTTTAACTGTGTATTCTTAAATGGCGAGACTGCTCAAAGAAAATTGTCAAATTGTTGTCCACTGGAGAAAAAAGGTAATGATTGAGTAATATCTACAGGGGGGCAAAATCCTCTTTTTCAGTGAACAGCAATTTCTGTCGGCACCACCAAAAGTTACAAACACCACATGCTCATTGACCATTATGTCTTACAGCTCAAGAAATAAAGACCTACAAAAGACTCCATTGCTTTGATAAACTGGTTGTTCCATGGCTAAACAACAACCGCATTTAAATCGGTGTGAAATGTCccttaggaaaaaaaaaacctctgaaTTGACTTGTGTTTGTCACCGCCTAGTGGAAAGAAATATAAGAAagtagaagaaagaagaaaaggaatCGTTACAATTCTTAACAGAGAAATAACTAAAAACTGTACCAGTACATATGGacccataataataataagcactGCACTGCATGGATCCGCCTGGGAATAATTTATGGGCTCACAATGCAACCTGCTACCTTGGGGATCCTTCAATCCTGCACCGATCATGAGTGTAGAAAAGAATAATGTTTATGATGTACAGCATTTCAAATGCACTCTTTAGGTAGAAACTTATCACAAGTTGGTTAATTATATCACAACATAATGAAACGCTCAGGAATGAGATGTGCCTCTCTCAAGGTAGGTGAGCTACTCCGGGAACCCTCTGCATACTACCGCAGCTGGCCCCTCCTCCATTTGCTGGTACACCACCTAGACCTGATACTGCGTTTGGCTCCAGCTGCGTTGGCTCTAGGAGCTAAGCAGAAATCAGTGTACTTGCAAAGTGAGTGAATGTCAGTGAATTTTACTACATTAGTTGGAAACAATAGTAGTTTAGTTTGAGAACTTTGTTTCACATTCCTAAGCAATGTTGTCATTGTCCAGCAGGTTGGTCAGTCTCACCCAGACTAGATAAAAACACCAGTACATCAATCGGTATAAACGTGAATACAAAATGTCCAGTTTTCAAAGGCTGCCATCGTAAATCTGCAGAATAGTTGACTGTTCAGATTTAGTTTTCTCCAGTCTTGTGGTTTTAGAGTTCATACCATATTATATAAAGTTGAAAATTCCAGCAtgatttactttacttttctttcttttcttactttttgtttttggtaTCTGGCAAGTAAGTGCTCAGGTATATTCAAACCAGTATGCCCTGCATGAGTTCTTGATAGCACCGAGGCTATGCACTTTTAAATATCTGAtgttcaatgcagaaaacaacaaacataagGCTTAATTAATTTCTGTACCTAAACCGTACATGCTATAACATATGCAATGAATAAGCCACAATTTCAGTTCTTGTACAAAAAATATGTCCACATACCTTTCCCAGAAACCACCTCCTTTTCGCTCCGCCAACGAAATCCGAACTGTGGTAAAAcaatttttttgtattcattatATAAATCTGTAGCCAtgcatcatttcaaaataaatttccAATTCCATTGCCCTCCATATAAATACTTGGTTATGAGCATAATAACGGGAAGAGGTAGGAAAGTAGAATCAATAAGCAGGACTGGATAAAGTGTTTTCCAGTGGCGGCCAGCACACTACACGGCTAGAGTATTGCGTATGTGACATAGCAAGAAAGTTTGCAAGAACACCGTCGAAAGTGTGTGCTAAACCAGTGCGCACAGGCTTGCTCCGCGGGGGATGGGGATTGGCAATAGGATGGGGACACAGACCAATAATCTCATATGTGCAAAGTGGAAAAGAAATGGACTCATTCAACTTGAAATCTGCCCACTGCAAGAGAATCAAGGTAACCCCCTACACCTACGTCGTTCAATGCGACCCAGGATTTTCATTCATTGTGAAAGGGGATCAGACATAGTCATCCAATAACAATGGGAGACACTGGTGGAGGGCATACCTCCATACACCTACCTTGTTTTCCTTGTATTTGCTGAGGTCAGCTATGCAGTATTCTTTAAACAGCTTGTCATAATACTTTTTGGCCAATTCTTTCTCCCTGGGGAAAAGGGGGAGCATTCACTGGACTGTGAGGTAGTCTGTTAACGCATTGCCTGCATTGTTATACTATTGAGAGCCACCGGTTAGACCTCGGGCAACAACTTGATTCTGGCAAGATAGTATCTCCGCCATGGTGGCATGTCTGTtagcacaacaaaaaaaacagtacaaCAGAATGAAATTTGCAGTAAATGTTCTGAACCACCATCTGAACCCACAAATACTTTGAGGCATTTGTTAGTCTCTAAGTAAAGAGAGCAGATACACTTTCCACTTAGCCTATGCTCTGTGCTGTGTgagcaacactgccacctgtAGTCTAAGCTCACTGCCAGCAATGACAttagaaaagtgaaaataatctTATTAAGAATAAGATACCATAACTATAATAATGAGAAAgagaaaatttgaaaatgcatttcttatgtacaaaaaataaacaagaaaaaagacCAAGTCATGTCCTCTTCATCCTCGTCCCTCCAGAGAAAACGATGATTCTCAAGCAAAATATCCAGGTCGTTTTTATCATTGCCCctgggtaaaaaaaataaataaataaataaagacatcaATTTAAGATTACAATGCTAAACAGTTAACAGTATAACGGGGTCAAGAAACTTACACAGAGCGTCTAAAGTCACTCATCTGGCCTCCATAATACAGTATGTAGTCACCAACAAACTTTTTATGTCTTTCGAACTGTTGCTGATTAAGGAGCACTTTTGATTATGAACCATGTAAATTACAGCATATTGTGAAAAACTCGTCCATGCTTTTATTACTTCACGGATGGACTAATGCAACATGCTTTATTATGGGGTTAGCCAGACCCCGCCCGCATCGGTTATGTTTTTATTAGTCTATTTATTATACATAgtctatatattatatatagccTATGTagtattttaattttttgtttttttccaagtatTCTGGTTGACGATATGATCAGAAAGGCACAACAACTTATAGGGTGTGTTATTTATATTAGCCCTACAACTGAGTGGAAGCTACTAATGTAGACCAAGCTGTGGTGATCCACCCAGagaaaaacactgctgtttcACCATCTACTCTATGGTTGTCCTGTATCAATCAAGTGACTTGTGCAGGGCAGCACCTGGAGCAAGTGAAGCCTTGAATTTGTGTGACACACACTGAGTGTGACAGATCCATTGAACAGCAACTAGTGTATGATATGCTACACTACCAAATATCTGTGAGGGTATATGTTTCACTAATTTTCATAGCATTGTCATTTTGAATTAAACTCAACGACGGAACACTTAGTGGTTCCCTTATTGGAGACACTTAGTGAAGTGCCAAGTTGGTTAATAACCACTGACTAGTATAAACAGTTGCATCAGCAGTACAGGCAATTTTGGTGCATGTCAGGAGAGTAAAATGACAATGAGATGCACAATGGGTCCCTCATTTGAGAAAGGATACTGCATTCATTGATATCAAGTGGGCTCTTCTGTTCCGGGCCTCCTCCCTGCAAAACAGGATAAGAGAAAAATTACGGTTTATGTATTGAAATGAACGTACTTATCTTACCTATCCAGCTCATCAGAATGGAAACTCTGATGAGTCACCTGAGAATGTGGATTGTGGCGAAATGGTTTCTGGAGGATCTCATCAGGTTTCCTGAAGAATAGTAAAGCACAACTGCAGTGTATTGCTTTTTTTGCCTCTTTAAAACATGAAAGACAGATGACAAAATTTAAAATGTTCAGGCCACAACAATAAAATTGGTAGTTTTA harbors:
- the fra10ac1 gene encoding protein FRA10AC1 yields the protein MENLAKVHGAAGGYDSDFSDEDLHGETLHKGHKRKPDEILQKPFRHNPHSQVTHQSFHSDELDREEARNRRAHLISMNAFERHKKFVGDYILYYGGQMSDFRRSVGNDKNDLDILLENHRFLWRDEDEEDMTWEKELAKKYYDKLFKEYCIADLSKYKENKFGFRWRSEKEVVSGKGQFQCGNKHCAKEEGLKSWEVNFGYVEQGEKRNALVKLRLCPECSFKLNYHHKRREAKTTKNLRQEDKEVLERKKRRMSSSDTNRQECKHKRDHSSSCSSDLSNKANKDSKASEDQEQEGQSESDHWRGPAPVLEEKSRNEEFDQYFEDLFL